A window of Ammospiza caudacuta isolate bAmmCau1 chromosome 13, bAmmCau1.pri, whole genome shotgun sequence genomic DNA:
GGGAAATGCTTGCACAGGATGGGGTGCCTTTATTTAAGGCATCTGATTGAAGCATCAGATAGAGAAAATGCAGCAAAGACCAAGATGAACAAagtcccctgtgccccacaaATGAGGGCAAGGGACAAATCCAGGGCTGTGTGTCACCTGGGCAAATCTGGGCATCACTAGTACGTGTAACACTCAGCATCAACATTGGCTGGCATTTCCTTGCTGCCACAGTTGCCTTGGAGCCATGTCCTGGTGCAGAGGGAACAagtgccctgtcccctgggagcatctgtccctctcctcctgtgctctgacACTGTGGAAGTCCTActgcattttttcctcccacagGAAATGGCTACATTGAAGGCAAAGAGCTGGAAAATTTCTTCCAGGAGCTGGAAAGTGCAAGAAAGGGGGCGGGTGTGGTAAGAGCATCTTCTGGTTttgctccctccttcccctgttcccttGTGCCCAAAGACTCATGTGAGCCCCACCTCCTTTGGGCACTCATGAGTGGGACTGGGACTCCTCTGGGAAGAAAGCAGGagaagagcagcacagggaatggggaaaatgctCCCAATCTCTCTCTCCTTGCTGGCAGGACTCAAAGAAGGACAATTTGGGTGACAAGATGAAGGAGTTTATGCACAAATATGACAAAAATGCAGATGGCAAAATTGAGATGGCAGAGGTGAGCGGTGCTGGACCTGACAAACCCCAGGTTGTTCATGTTCCACCCCCATGCTCATGTTTCCCCTCCACCATTCCACCCTGCCTGTGTTTCCCACAGCTGGCCCAGATCCTGCCCACAGAGGagaattttctgctgtgtttccGCCAGCATGTGGGCTCCAGTTCAGAGTTCATGGAGGTGAGtgggacaggctgctctgggggatCCCCAGGGAATTCAATCCAGCTCCACCAAGGGAAAACATCTGGGAGCTTGAACTGCCCAAACCTCTCCTGGTCTCCCCAAAACCCTTGGCAATAACTCAGCACTGGGAGGCAGTGCTGGTTTAGGGAAGAGCAGGAGTAGTGAGTTTTCCCAGTTCTCAGCACCCCTTGGATACTTCTCAGGGCAGTTGGGTGCCTCATCCCAGCCTCCAGGCAAGGTGAGCTGCAAGAatctggggctttttttgtaAACTTCCCCTCATAGCTGCTCCTAAGTGCCCCAGGGATGTGCCAAAGCCAACACTGTTCTGGGCCACCCCTCAACCTCACGGTGCCCTTGCATGGGGTGAACCCACACAGGTGGGAGAGAAATTGCAGATGGGGAATGAAACATAGCTGAGAGTGGAAGGGAATGTGCAGCATCCTGAAGAGGAAGGAGCTTGTACATGGAAACTGAACCCTGGGTGGAGGGGAAGTCTGAAAGAGGAGCACCGTGTGATATGGGGGAGGGTAAGCGGACACTATTGTTTAATTGGGGCATGCAATTAAatgttattaaatattaaagtcTGGTCTTGCATACTGACATGAGGATAAAGGTGCTTGAACTCTTGGTGTGGGGCTGAACAAAAGCATCTAGCCCCAAGGGAGAGCAGATGATGCCAGTGGAAACTGTGAGATGGCCCCATCTCCTTTAGGGTGGTGGGGGACACCCTCAGCAGGGATTTATGGGGACACACACACTTGTCAGGGGGGAGTGGGGGACACGAGCTCCTGCAGAGGCTCACGGCAGTCCCTCCGCAGGCTTGGCGCAGGTACGACACGGATCGCAGCGGCTACATCGAAGCCAACGAGCTCAAGGTGGGCTGTGGGCATGgggtgggctgggctgggtccCTGCCAGTGGGAcattcctgctgggacagccagggatggggacagccagcAAAACCCTGTCGTCCCAGGGCTTCTTGTCGGACCTGCTGAAGAAGGCGAACCGGCCCTACGACGAGCCCAAGCTGCAGGAGTACACACAGACCATTGTGAGTGGGACCTGGGGCACTGTGTCCCCACGGGGGTGTCAGCACCCCAGGGGGGTggcaggcaggggaggaggaggggatgggTGACAGGGTGCTGTttgtgtccccacagctgcGGATGTTTGACATGAACGGTGATGGGAAGCTGGGCCTCTCCGAGATGTCCCGGTAAGGTCACGGGCAGTGAGAAGgaagagctggggagggaaagaCACCTGAAATGCTCATGTTTGGGAAAAGTCTGCTCCAGCTTCCAGGGAAAACTGCTTTCCTCTTTAATTTACTCATGTTTCTGAGCAAAACATCACTGGGATTTAAGAAAATGCCTCTTTCTGGCTGCTTCCCCCTCTTCCCTGCCCTTCTTGTTTTTCAGACTTTTGCCTGTGCAAGAAAACTTTCTTCTGAAGTTTCAGGTAACACAATACTACTCCTACTgctaataataacaacaaaaacaacccatTCCCACTGTTTGTACCTCCAACCCCTCTCTTATACCCTGGCACCTCTCTCATTCCCTTGTCACTTCCCAGGGAATGAAGCTGTCCTCAGATGAGTTCAATGCCATCTTTGCCTTCTATGACAAGGTAGGGAGCCAGCTCATGGGAAACCACCCCAAATAAATGTAGCCTGgcaaaaaataaccccaaatcatatggttttggctggggcaattccctgctctggtttggggtgggagaaCTGGGTTTacctctggctgtgctgggtgagggTCTGGGGATGCCCATGTCCAAGGCGGAATTGAAGGGCTTGTGTCCTTGTGTCCTTCCTGCTGTTGATGTCCCTCCCACATTATCCAGGATGGAAATGGCTTCATTGATGAGAATGAGCTGGATGCACTTTTGAAAGACCTGTATGAGAAGAATAAGAAAGTAAGTGGGGGCAGAGCTTGGGTgccacccccagagccccccagttCCTTCTCCCATCTCCCAGCAGCATCTTTCCATGTCCATGCTCCATGGGGACCAGGAGATGCTGGTCTCAGTGCTGACCCTGCATCCTCATGGGAAGCTGCACTGGAACTGGGGGGAGTGTGATTGTGATCTCAGCCTGGGGGTACTCCCTGGGGAGAAAGGGGATACCcacccccagtgctccccatgCTTTTCAGGAGATGAACATCCAGCAGCTCACCAACTACAGGAAGAGCATCATGAACCTCTCCGACGGGGGCAAACTCTACCGCAAGGAACTGGAGATGGTGCTCTGCAATGAGCCCCCCATGTAGGACCCCATATACACAGCCCACGCTCCTCCTCCCCGAAAACAAGCACAAAGGGGAGCCCCCATCACTGCAGAGCTCCCCCAGCATCTCTTGGGTTTGCTGTAGGTTGCTAAAATCCCATTTGGGGgggaaaacttttttttttcccatctgccTGGTTTGTTTAAtgatatgattttttttttctttgcgGGGGCgttgttttcattcctttggTCTCTTGAGTTTTTATCATTTACCAAAGAACAGTTTACTAATAAATTCAAGTACTGCTAGACTGAAGCCCCTATTTCTCCATCCCATGGTGGGCTGTGGGGTGACAGGGAGGAGGGGGATATCACactctgatcccacagaggaCGTGGCTGCTGGGTGGGGAAGAGAGATGGAGCATTTGGGAAAGCCCCTTTGGAATGAGGGTCATTGGAAaatccctggggagcagagcacaggcaaGCTGGGTGAGGACACTGTACCTCCAATTTATCCCTCCCATTCATGCCTCCCACACCCTGCCAAAGCCTCTGGGACATCCCAAGGGTTGTTCCCCCACTCCCAGTTTTGGAAACCAGTCCCAGGGTGACGATGCTGGCGGAGTCCCAGTGCAACTTTTCCCATTCCTGTACCGACCAGTGCAGTCCAGCTGAGGCCTGTATGGCCCAGGATGGTGCAGGGCAGTCCCATCTGGACATGTACAGCCCAGTACAACCCTGTACAGCCCACTATGGCCCAGTAAAATCCCACACAGCTCAGTATGGCTCAGAACAGCCCTGTATGGTACAGTGCAGTCCTATATGGCCTAGCACAGCCCCACATAGCCCAGCATGGCCCAGTACAGCCCTGTATATCCCTCTGTGGCTCAATACATTTCTGTATGGACCAGTACCACACTGTACAGACCTGTGTGATTTGTACAGTCCTGTGTAGCTAAGCACAGCCCAGTACAGACCTTTACAGTTCCACATGGCCCTGTACACCCCAGAATGGCACAGGGCAAACAAATACAGCCCCACACAGCCTAGTATGGCCTCGTACAGTCCTGTACAGCTCCATATGGCCAAGTACAGCCCTGTATATCCCTGTAGAGTCACATGTGGTGTGTTACAATCCTGTATAGCTCACTACACAGGCCCAAGACTGCCCTGTGTAGTCTTGTATGGCTCCACGTGGTGCAGTGCAGTCCTATACAGCTCAAGTACAGCACTGTGCAGCCTAGCATGGTGCAGCACCATCCTGTATGTCCCAGTATGGCCAAGTATAGCCTGGTACAAGGTGGCCCAGCACAGCCTAGTATGTCCCTCCATATCCTAGTTGAGTCCTCCATATCCCAGTACAGCCTACTACAGCCCAGTATAATGTATGACAGCCCAGTACAGCCAGTATTGCATGGTACAAGGTGGCCCAGTACAGCCTAGCAAGGCCCACTACATCCTAGTCGAGTCCTGCATATCCCAGtaatgcccagcacagcccagcacagaccaGCACAGACCAGTAccgcccagcacagcccagcacagaccagtaccgcccagcacagcccagtaccgcccagcacagcccagcacagcccagcacagaccagcacagcccagcacagcccagtacagcccagtacAGACCAGCACagaccagcacagcccagcacagaccagcacagcccagtaccgcccagcacagcccagtacagcccagcacagcccagcacagcccagcacagaccaCCACAGAccaccacagcccagcaccGCCCCGGACCGAGCGGCGCGGCTGCACTGACCCGTGGCGGCCGCCAGGGGGCAGGGCGGGCGGTGCCCGGGCGCGGCGGCGCatgcgcggggcggggcgctCAGCCGGCGCCCGTGGTGTGAAGTGCCCGCCCGCCGCTGCCACCACTGCCGCTGCCGCCATGGCGCTCCTGCACAGCCGCCGGCTCCTCGCCGCCCCGCgcctcgccgccgccgcctcccgcgcCAGGTGAGAGCTGAGAGGTGGCTCAGCCCCTAGGGCCGCCCGCCGGTGTCGGCGGAGGGGTTTTCCCGCGGCTGAGCCCCGCTCCGAGGTCGGTGGGGGGAGGCTGCGGGAAGCGGGTCCCCGCGTGCGGCCCGCGGCTGACGATGCGCTGGGGATGGGGGTTGCCGGGGGGACGGACCGCGCTCCGATTGGCTGAGGACGGGGGTCCTCGCGCTCTGATTGGCTGCGACCCAGCGCGGCGCCCCCCGCCTGCCCTTGAGGCGCCGCCGTGGAGGGCGCGTCGGCACCGGGGAGCCCCGAGAAACGGGGCCGGGGGCAGCCTGTGCTTTAACGacgggctggggacaccctgtgccGTGACCgatgggctggggacaccctctGCCTTGAGTGATTGGCTGGGGTGCTGCTAGTGATGTACGTTGTGCTCCGGGGCACGAATGATGTGGTCGATGAGAGTCTGGACGTGCCCAGGCCATGTGCGCTCGCAGCGCAGAAACCAGCAcagtcctgggctgcatcaccGGCAGTGCGGGCATCAGGTAAAGGGAGGGGATGCTGCCCCTCTggtctgctctgctgagaccccacctgcagcactgcatccaCTTTTGGGGCCCCAGCACAAGAAGGACATCGACCTGTTCAAGCAAGTCcagaggccacaaagatgattaGAGGAATGGAGCATCATTTCTGTGGGGAAAGGCTGAGTGAAAGATCTGGGCTTATTCAACCTGGAAAATAGAAGGCTTTGGAGCGACgtaattgtggccttccagtatcTAAAGgggctacaagagagctggagagagacttttgACAAGAGTGTTGAGTGCCAGGACGAGGAAGAAAGGGTTTAAATTGACCGAGGGCAGggtagattagatattaggaacaaattcttccctgtgagagtgaggccctggcacaggttgtccagagaaacTGCCTGttgcatccctggaagtgttcaaggccaggtggaacagggcttggagcatcctggtctagtggaaggtgcctcTGTCTATGGCAGGGGTTTGGACAATGTCTGTCTTTCAGGTCtcatccaacccaaaccattccaggattctgtgtgCTGTAAAATGGGGCTGAGGTGGTGCTGTCTGGCTACCCTGTGTAGTGAGACCAAAGGGATTCCAGTGACCCCATGATCCATGAAATGGGGTGGGAGtagtgctggctgtgctggagctgtgctctcAGAGTTACAaaccctggcaggagcaggctgggagtGACTGTTTCTGTGAGCACCAGTCCTgcactggcagctctggatTCTGCTGTCTCTGGTCAGCAGAGGTTTGGATAGAAGGATGCTGGAGCTGTGTGAAAAGCCCAGAACGTCCAAGTTTCCATAAAGTACAGCTGACCTGAGAGCCATGGGGCTGGGAACATCACTGAGaccaggtggccaagaagcaGTGTGTGCAGAAGGATCTGGATGAGGCCTTGCTGCTCTCCAGAACCCTTTAACTCCTGGCCCTCACTAGTGGAGAGGTCTCTAAGAAACAGTTTCCAGCCTACACCAGAGCAGGAAAGcagtggtttttttaaatgcctaTTCCAGCAGTCAGTACTGCTTCTAAGCCAGCCTTGTGGCTCTTCTCAGCAGGGACAGAAGAGCAGCTGTCTAGAACTTGTGTTTTGTGCTCATGGACTATAGCAGGCCTGTGAAAGGTATGGAGCCTGCTGGCATAAGCTTTGCTCTTCTCAAGCTTGTTCTACAGCAAAGTGTAAATTATCAAATTGCATTGAGGTCACCCAAGAGAGGTTGTTAAGTTTTGTAAGTAAGGAGCTTCTGTGCACAGCCCCCTCTTTCCCTTCAGGAATAGTGGCTTATTATGCAACAAAGGAAGCCAAGCACTGATTAGCAGTTTCTGTTTCCTTATCTTCAGCAAGATAATGTGTAATGTGGTGCTCCAGCTGCTATCATTAATCTGTGCTGGGAATGCTCTTTCTGAAAGCAGAACAGAGGTTAAGAGATATGAAATGGTTAAAAGGCTCCATTGACACACAAATGGTAATTAGGACGATAACTCAGTCTGCTGCTCTGATGTATCATAAGACAGCtatttaaatacttttcttGGTGGAAAGCTTATCCCAAATCGCTGGGGCAAGGAATTTGTAGGCTTGAAAGATCCTGTAGTAGCCAGCTGCCTGTTGGCATTGTTCATGTGTAAATATTTGCTTTAGATGTGGTTTACCTACAGCCTTTGGCCCCTCTGGCcccttgctctgctctgtctTGCAGAACTGCTGTGGGGGCTCTGGCAAAGCTCCTGAAATCTGGGATCTTATGTGGCTGTGCCTCAGGGAATGTGGGCTGGCCTCTCCACGATGGAAACCTTCACTGGGCTTGTAAATGCTTGCTCTCCGGGCTTGGCTTGAGTCCTTAAGCACTTCTGTCTGTGCACTTGAGGCATAAGTTCCacatatatttttgaaaaatgtgcAAATTTATGCAATTCCTGGCTCATTTTTCCACTTTCTCTGTCCCACTGCACTTGCAGTTGTGCATTAAACCAGCTCAGAAGACCAGCATGGCTGAAGAGTACAGAGACTATTTGGAGCTCTGATGAGCATCTAAACTCTGACTGGGCCTTCTGTGTGGAAGTCCTGTAGCTGGAGAATGTGCTTCCTTTGGCTTACATGGAGTATCCCTCGGGTAGTTCAACCCAGCTTAAGTTTACCTCTGGTTAGTTTTCTGCACTGAATACCTCTGGCCTGGCAGAGATGTGCAGTTTATAGCTTTGACCTTTATTCAAGCCCAATGTTCTTTTAATTGCTCAAAATAAAGTGcaaggcagtgcagggacaacAGTTAGGGGGTGTAGCAGTGTGTTAGGGTTTGTGGCCTTGGACCCCTAGTAGATCTCTTTTTCCCAAACCCCTTTGGGAAAGCTTTGCCTCTGTGATCTCTTTGGTATCCTGATGTGTTTGGACAACTCAGCctaggcttttttttcctgtgtcccTGCAAGCTTACCTCCCTGGAAACACCAGAGGAGTTTTGTTTCCCCTGGAAACCTTCATGCTGAGAGCAGGAAAATAAGTCCTAAACCTACCCCGTTGGTGCCTTAAGCCAACACAAAAACCGGCTCAGAACAAAGGTACTTAACTCTCTGGAGTGCTGCAGCTTAGGTAAATGCCTGCAGGATCAGCATTAATTGCAGTATGTTAGAGCTCAGTGACCTGCCTAAGCCTTAGCAGGATTGGGACCTAAATTCCCCAAACACTGTAAGCTGCTTGGGGAAAAGCCCAGCAGAAAGAAGGTGCTGTCACCATCTCCAAAGTAGCAGCTCTTTAAAATAGATAgccaggctcctgcagcccttgaTACCAAAATAATCCTAAACCAGGTAAACCGAAGAAAGCCACACTACTGCACGttgtttctctctttccctgcctCTCCATTTCCAGGAACACATTGGAAGTGTTTGTCCAGAGCTGCCTGAACCCGCAGCAGGAGTTTGCCCTGACAGTCCCCTTGACATGTCCAGCTCAGGTTGGTTCCCCAGGTCACTCCCTCcacactggctgcagcccctgtccctctcTGGAGGGTGTGTGTTGCTGGCATCTCTGACTCATCCTCCTTTCCAAGCTAATCCTATACTTAAGAGGTAATTAAGACTAGTTGGTGGTCTAAAAAACGTTAAGCACATCTTCCATTTTTAAACTACCTGAGGTGGCTCTACCTCTTCCTCAAAGCCTGTCAAAAGGAGTAacaggctttttttaaaatttggaaatGGTGTACAGAGGATTGTCTGAAGTTAGTCTGAAGAGGGCAAATGATTGAGGCTCCATGAGATGCAATCTGTATACATGGGAGAgtgcaaaatatttctgtagtaAAGAAATTTGGCCTAAATGGACATGAAACAGGGACAGAGTGGAGAGGAAAGGTGATTGTGTGAGTTCTGCTGATCAGTGAGAGCTTCCTTAACCTTCATGGCCCGGCTGCCCACAGATCTGTATCTGCCTGCAGAGTCTGCACTACACCTTTAACAGGAGGCCTggctggccctgggctggctccagGCTGCCTGCATTGCCTGGGGCACGGACCAGCCCCGGGACAGCATTCCCAAGTTGGGAAAGGATCCCATTATCAGATGACATAGCCTTTCCTGGGCAGCAAAGCATAGTAAAGCTGATATGGCTCTCTGTGTGTTTCTCCTTCAGCAATCAAGGCTTGAGTTCTGTCCTCCAGGAGATAAACCCAATCTACTTTGTATTGCACCCTTTGTTCCCCACTGAGCTGGGGGACCTGTATGTTGAGTCAGGACACTCAGAGCTGCATGCAGTGCCTTCAGGAGGGGGCTGTGACAGCCAAATCCCTCTGCCAGGCAGGTTAAAAAACaccacactgctgctcctgcactgtcTGCAGGCCTGCAAAGCCTGGACATGGGACAGAGCAGAGACTCTGGCCAAAGGAAATAACAGGTTTCTTTTTATAGCCTGGTCTGCTCTGTCCTTGACATTAAGAGAGCCTCTCCATCTTCAGGGTGTGCTGCCAGCCGGGCAGAGGCAGGTGGCTCCTTGTTTTGGGGAAACACAAAGCTCCTCCTGATGCAGGGAGGTTTTGTGCTTGACAGCAGGGGAAGGGTCTTCACATCAGAGCTTGTCATTGTCACTCAGGGAACAAACTGTCTTCTATGATTTCCTGAAAAACAGCATTTGTCATTTGTCTACAACACGAGGGGAGGCAGAGTTTGTTGGGCAAAGAGTGGAAATACCTTTATTTTGTCAGCCAATGctgggagaaaaacaaattgGTTTTCATGTACTACAGCCTTTCCAGAAGTTTGGAAGAGACTCCATATTCATGCTTTTGTGCAATTGCCTGGCTCTGGCCAAGGTTCCCTGGAGGGGAATGACCTGTGCAATCCCACGTGCAGGCTCTGGGCACTTGTCCAGAGCATGGGAGTTCAAGGCTCCAGtttcctgggctctgtgtggTGTTAGCACATAAGGCAAACAGGAGCATTTCAACATGCTAATGACTGAGAGGGAGTCAGTTATCTTCAGCCACAATGAACTGAGGCTCTTTGCCCATTCTGTAATACACAATGTGACTTaaatggtttggtttgtttttttggatAATTCTCTGAACACTATTTGTACCTTTTTCAGTGGTTTAAAGACAAGATTTCCCTTGTGGGTTTCTGTTGGTGCACATCTCTGCCCAGTTCTCAAGCCTCATGCTTAGCTTCTTGTTTCTCCCTTTAGCTCATGGTGGTCCCACGTGGAGATGGGTCCCCCTGACCCCATCCTGGGGGTGACAGAAGCTTACAAACGTGACACCAACTCCAAGAAGATGAACCTGGGCGTGGGGGCGTATCGGGATGACAACGGGAAGCCCTATGTCCTGAACTGTGTTCGCAAGGTGAgctggctgctgggcagggccagatccaggtGCCAGGTACCctcagggaggcagggaaggggaaggtCCCTAAGCAAGTTTTGTCTGTTGATCCTTAAAGTAAGCTCTGTCTCTAACAGAGCAGGACAGTATTCCTGGATGTCTCCCTTAGCAGGACTAATGCTTTTGAGACATGACAGAGCCGTAAGTAGTACaggacaaaacagaaaatacatgtCCTGTTCCCATTCAGGTAACTCTTAACTTGTTGCTGACTTCTATGAGCCCTGCAATGCACCTGTTCTCTGAACTTCAAGGTGTTTCTTGAACAGGCTGATGTTCTTCAGGGCACCCCAcaagggaggaaggagctgacATTGGCCCCTTAGTGGATTAGTCTTAGAAATTCTGCTGAGCCGATACTACCAGTTTCTCCATAAGCCAGTCTAAAACTCCAGCCCAGGGTGTGGACATTGCCCTTGAAGGGATTATGGGGTCTTTTAGGGCTGTAGGGGTAGAAATAGGCTGTTAAATAGCTGGCAGCTGACACATGCATTGATTGGCTGCACTGACAGGGAGGGTGCAGGGAGAGTGCCTTTTCCATGTCTCATCAGTGAGGGGTTTAAAGCCATCCCTTGCCCTCCCTCTCTCTGTGCAGCTGGGTCACAACCAGGGAGCCTGGATGATGTCACAGGGACAGTTTCCTGGTATGAATGCTGCCTGGGTGGTCTGTGCCACTTTCAGCATTACAAGGCCCTACAAAAGGTTTGCTACCTACCTGGTTTGGGGATGTCTCCTACATAGAGATGATATCTGCCTCTCAGTAATACTCAAGTCTTGCTTTCCTGCAGGACAATTCCTGGTGGGGCAAAGAAATGTGTATCATTGTGCAGCAGCATTGACATGTAATAGGCTGGAAGTGGTGCTCTCTTCTTGTGCCAGGTTTCCTTGGCTCCACGGTACCAACACTGTCACCCActgagggctctgctggctgtggggTTTTATCTGAAATGTTGACTGCTGCCCCTTGCTTGGAATGAGCCCTGCAGAGAAACTCCTGTAAACCAACCTTTGCCCCTTTCAAGCAAGCAAATGTGCAGAGGAGTGACCTTCAGCTGTCCATCATTGTCTCCATGGTGATGCCTTCCTCACTGACCTTGTGCCCTCCCTTCCAGGCAGAGGCCATGATAGCATCCAAGAAGATGGATAAGGAGTACCTGCCCATCGGGGGCCTGGCGGATTTCACCCGGGCATCTGCAGAACTGGCTCTGGGGGAAAACAGTGAGGCCTTCAAGAGCGGCCGGGTAAGGAGAGGCCgggacacaggggcagggaggacACACGGTTTGTGTGTGGGTGCTCAGCAAATGTGGAAGAACTGCTGGGGTATTGATGCTCCTGAGTTGTGGGCTGGCTGGCCCCAAGGATCACTGCTTCCTCTGACAGTCTCTGAAGGGTGAAACAGCCCTGTCCAAGGAGGGGGGGATTTAACCTTGCCAGGGGGCCCAACTCCCCACCCTGGAGCTGGAGATAGATGCTGACCCCTGTGGTCTCTCCAGCCCTTTGTCCCTGTTTtggtgtgctgctgccagtgctgacATAGTGACTGTGCTCTCCCTGTAACACAACATGGctactcagattttttttttttcttttcttgcagtATGTTACTGTGCAGGGTATTTCTGGGACTG
This region includes:
- the CALB2 gene encoding calretinin, encoding MAGPQQAPHLHLAELTASQFLDIWRHFDADGNGYIEGKELENFFQELESARKGAGVDSKKDNLGDKMKEFMHKYDKNADGKIEMAELAQILPTEENFLLCFRQHVGSSSEFMEAWRRYDTDRSGYIEANELKGFLSDLLKKANRPYDEPKLQEYTQTILRMFDMNGDGKLGLSEMSRLLPVQENFLLKFQGMKLSSDEFNAIFAFYDKDGNGFIDENELDALLKDLYEKNKKEMNIQQLTNYRKSIMNLSDGGKLYRKELEMVLCNEPPM